The following proteins are co-located in the Echinicola sp. 20G genome:
- a CDS encoding YhdH/YhfP family quinone oxidoreductase, with amino-acid sequence MKETFKAFQVLEKEGEFYQQIAELPLTALPSEGILVKVSYSSLNYKDALSASGNKGVTQNFPHIPGIDAVGEVVDSQNSAFTAGDKVLVTGYDLGMNTWGGFGEYIRVPENWVLPLPSELSEKEAMAYGTAGLTAGLSVAKILQTGIKPSDGKIIVSGASGGVGSLSTAILNKLGFEVQVITSKDEPFFFKHTLGASEIILREDFIAKYDKKAMSRPSFVAGIDSVGGQILSGIIKSVNYGATVTCCGMVASAEIQTSIFPFILRGVNLQGIDSVEIPLAQKEEIWQKLASDWKPANLTQLVKEISKEELSDEINKVLKGKSRGRSVLKH; translated from the coding sequence ATGAAAGAAACATTCAAAGCATTTCAGGTACTGGAGAAGGAAGGGGAGTTTTACCAACAAATTGCTGAACTACCTTTGACGGCCCTTCCGTCTGAAGGAATATTAGTCAAGGTTTCTTACTCCTCATTAAACTATAAGGATGCCCTGTCGGCCTCGGGCAATAAAGGAGTAACGCAAAATTTCCCTCATATACCAGGCATTGATGCGGTTGGAGAAGTCGTCGATTCCCAAAATTCGGCCTTCACTGCAGGCGATAAAGTTTTAGTCACCGGTTACGATCTAGGCATGAATACCTGGGGAGGTTTTGGTGAATACATCAGGGTGCCGGAAAACTGGGTTTTGCCACTTCCGTCAGAACTCTCGGAAAAGGAAGCTATGGCCTATGGAACAGCCGGTCTAACGGCTGGATTGTCCGTGGCTAAAATCCTACAAACCGGTATAAAACCAAGTGATGGAAAAATCATTGTCAGCGGTGCAAGCGGCGGTGTAGGCAGCCTGTCGACGGCCATATTAAATAAGCTGGGCTTTGAGGTACAGGTCATCACCTCCAAAGACGAACCTTTCTTTTTTAAGCACACCTTAGGTGCATCCGAAATCATTCTACGGGAAGATTTTATAGCGAAGTATGATAAAAAAGCCATGTCGCGGCCAAGTTTTGTCGCCGGTATCGATAGCGTGGGAGGACAGATCCTCTCAGGAATCATCAAATCTGTCAATTATGGCGCGACAGTTACCTGCTGTGGAATGGTCGCCTCTGCCGAAATCCAAACCAGCATTTTCCCTTTTATACTGAGGGGAGTAAACTTGCAAGGCATCGATTCAGTAGAAATTCCACTAGCTCAAAAGGAAGAAATTTGGCAAAAGTTAGCGAGCGATTGGAAACCGGCCAACTTAACCCAACTGGTCAAAGAGATTTCAAAAGAGGAACTTTCAGATGAAATCAACAAAGTCTTGAAAGGCAAATCAAGAGGCAGGTCAGTTCTTAAGCATTAA
- a CDS encoding helix-turn-helix domain-containing protein, whose translation MEEIDKIEENCPSDAFLQVIKGKCKTTLIMLIKKDRNRFSEMKRTLPTISERMIAKQLDELEKDGIISRKIFPEVPPRVEYYLTDYGETLYPLVRAIRKWGYKHLERV comes from the coding sequence ATGGAAGAAATCGATAAAATTGAAGAAAACTGTCCATCGGATGCTTTTTTACAGGTGATCAAAGGAAAATGTAAAACCACTTTGATCATGTTGATCAAAAAGGACAGGAACAGGTTCAGTGAAATGAAGCGTACTTTACCCACCATCAGTGAACGGATGATTGCCAAGCAACTGGATGAACTGGAAAAGGATGGGATCATAAGCCGAAAGATATTCCCTGAGGTACCGCCAAGGGTGGAGTACTATTTGACCGACTATGGGGAAACCCTTTATCCATTGGTGCGGGCCATCAGAAAGTGGGGGTATAAGCATTTGGAGCGGGTTTAA
- a CDS encoding NAD-dependent epimerase/dehydratase family protein, with amino-acid sequence MKVIITGATGMIGKGVLLECLDQDNITEVLSISRRSLSIKHPKIKELLHGDFSEFDSVRDQLEGYDACYACMGVSSAGMKEEEYTRLTYGYTMALARTLFQINPHMTFIYVSGQGTDSTESGSMWARVKGKTENDLLKLGFRQAFMFRPGMIIPVKGVSPSSKLYRALINNLTWLLKLMKRLAPNSVVDSAQIGQAMITATQSGYDKKIIAPGDILKLNK; translated from the coding sequence ATGAAAGTCATCATCACAGGAGCAACAGGTATGATCGGAAAAGGTGTTTTATTGGAATGCCTTGATCAAGATAATATTACCGAAGTATTGTCCATTTCCAGAAGGAGTCTTAGCATCAAGCATCCCAAAATCAAAGAATTGTTGCACGGAGATTTTTCTGAGTTCGATTCAGTACGTGATCAGCTGGAAGGCTATGATGCCTGTTATGCCTGTATGGGGGTGAGCTCAGCGGGGATGAAGGAAGAGGAATACACAAGACTGACTTATGGATATACCATGGCCCTGGCCAGGACACTTTTTCAAATCAATCCCCACATGACCTTTATTTATGTTTCAGGTCAAGGAACCGATTCCACAGAAAGCGGAAGTATGTGGGCACGGGTCAAGGGAAAAACCGAAAACGACTTGCTGAAACTTGGTTTTAGGCAGGCATTTATGTTCCGTCCGGGTATGATTATACCCGTAAAAGGAGTATCCCCAAGCAGCAAACTCTACCGGGCCCTTATCAATAACCTGACCTGGCTGTTGAAGTTGATGAAACGGCTGGCCCCCAATTCAGTAGTAGATTCCGCTCAAATCGGCCAGGCCATGATCACCGCTACGCAAAGTGGTTATGATAAAAAGATCATTGCCCCTGGGGATATACTTAAGCTGAATAAATGA
- a CDS encoding MBL fold metallo-hydrolase, whose protein sequence is MKKLVKWTFISLGILLSLLILVGVSFLYFSPQFGGSASELQRKAYAQTGHYEDGVFLNDEKIIMELNCHSITTMLKEIMNPDPNVAPGKNIEVLNIAPESLSKLSDAESRITWLGHSSFLIEIEEKKILMDPIFGQYAAPHPWLGRKRFNNEMPITIAELPQIDAVIISHDHYDHLDYPSIKELKDKVDHFFVPLGVANHLKRWKVEDKNISELDWWQEQEYENLKIIMTPSRHMSGRGLTDQSATLWGSWIIQGQDINIYFSGDGGYGKHFKEIGEKYGPFDVAMMECGQYNELWRQVHMMPEESVMAAIDLEAELIVPIHWGAFALATHSWTDPIERITQAALKMNVPITAPQIGEPVRLEDPVNVPVFKWWENI, encoded by the coding sequence ATGAAAAAACTAGTTAAATGGACATTTATCTCCTTGGGAATACTGTTATCCCTTCTCATTTTAGTAGGGGTTTCATTCCTTTACTTTAGTCCGCAGTTTGGAGGAAGCGCTAGTGAGCTCCAAAGAAAAGCCTATGCACAAACTGGACACTATGAAGACGGTGTTTTTCTGAATGATGAAAAAATCATCATGGAGCTAAATTGCCATAGCATCACCACCATGCTTAAGGAAATCATGAATCCAGATCCCAACGTAGCACCTGGCAAAAATATCGAAGTGCTTAATATTGCGCCCGAAAGTCTCTCGAAACTGTCTGATGCTGAATCAAGAATCACTTGGCTGGGACACTCTTCCTTTTTGATCGAAATCGAGGAAAAGAAAATACTGATGGATCCTATATTTGGGCAGTATGCGGCACCTCACCCTTGGTTAGGAAGGAAAAGGTTCAATAATGAAATGCCGATTACCATCGCTGAACTGCCCCAAATAGACGCGGTAATCATATCGCACGACCATTATGATCATTTGGATTATCCTTCTATTAAAGAACTGAAAGACAAGGTGGACCATTTCTTTGTCCCTTTAGGGGTCGCTAACCACTTGAAAAGATGGAAGGTGGAAGATAAGAACATATCCGAACTGGATTGGTGGCAGGAGCAAGAGTATGAAAACTTGAAAATTATCATGACACCATCCCGGCACATGTCAGGCAGAGGCTTGACCGATCAATCGGCAACGCTGTGGGGCTCATGGATCATTCAGGGCCAAGATATCAACATCTATTTCAGTGGTGATGGTGGCTATGGAAAACACTTCAAGGAAATCGGAGAAAAATACGGGCCTTTTGATGTGGCAATGATGGAGTGTGGCCAGTACAATGAGCTGTGGAGACAGGTGCACATGATGCCTGAGGAATCAGTGATGGCTGCAATTGATCTTGAGGCTGAACTGATAGTTCCCATACATTGGGGGGCATTTGCCTTGGCCACCCATAGTTGGACAGATCCTATAGAACGCATAACACAAGCGGCACTGAAAATGAATGTGCCCATTACTGCGCCCCAAATAGGGGAGCCTGTTCGTCTTGAGGATCCCGTGAACGTGCCGGTTTTCAAATGGTGGGAAAATATTTAG
- a CDS encoding AraC family transcriptional regulator, with the protein MKKLLFKSIEELHAYSGLSKPENPFFSATHIVPNNVQPATCEESVELVSLTCDFYNISLKNIVSGELIYGKTKYDCNSGSMLFTAPQQTLTFKGLVYSAEAFHIFFHKDFISGTDLYHQIKKYNFFEYQVNEALHLTPKEEVLIKSIFKNIESEFHNNQDEFSKEIILSQLGTLLRYSDRFYKRQFLDRKQINQSMLSQFTKILNDYFDEDLVARFGIPTVDFVAGKLGVSHRYMSDTIKAETGKTAIDQINLFLIEEAKNLLLAPQTSISETAYKLGFEYPQYFSRLFKKKTGMSPKEYVESASMI; encoded by the coding sequence ATGAAAAAGCTGCTATTTAAAAGTATCGAAGAACTTCATGCTTACAGTGGGCTTTCCAAACCAGAAAATCCATTTTTCAGTGCAACGCACATCGTGCCAAACAATGTGCAGCCGGCAACTTGTGAGGAATCGGTAGAGTTAGTGAGCTTGACCTGTGACTTTTATAATATTAGCCTCAAAAATATTGTGTCCGGGGAGCTTATCTACGGAAAAACCAAGTACGATTGTAACAGTGGCTCCATGCTATTTACTGCACCTCAGCAAACACTAACGTTCAAAGGATTGGTATACAGTGCAGAAGCCTTTCATATTTTCTTTCACAAGGACTTTATTAGCGGCACAGATTTATATCACCAGATCAAAAAATACAACTTTTTTGAGTATCAGGTAAATGAGGCCCTGCATTTAACGCCCAAAGAAGAAGTCCTCATTAAATCAATTTTCAAAAATATCGAAAGCGAATTCCATAACAACCAAGATGAATTTTCTAAAGAGATTATTTTATCCCAGTTGGGAACTTTGCTGCGTTATTCTGACCGGTTTTATAAAAGGCAATTCCTTGACAGAAAGCAGATCAACCAAAGCATGCTCTCGCAGTTTACCAAAATCCTGAATGATTATTTTGATGAGGATTTGGTGGCAAGGTTCGGTATTCCCACGGTGGACTTCGTTGCCGGCAAGTTGGGGGTAAGTCATCGCTATATGAGTGACACCATCAAGGCTGAGACCGGAAAGACTGCGATCGATCAAATTAACCTTTTCCTCATTGAAGAGGCCAAAAATTTGTTGCTGGCTCCCCAAACTTCTATATCTGAAACAGCCTACAAGCTTGGTTTCGAGTATCCACAGTATTTTTCTAGACTATTCAAAAAGAAAACGGGAATGAGCCCCAAGGAGTACGTCGAATCAGCGTCCATGATTTGA
- a CDS encoding NEW3 domain-containing protein, translating into MSVVKVYKRGLKGGVCSLFSLFVFCLSSFYSLNVSAESIESGSSFTARLINIEAPVNEVFRYQTTLQNNSEKAQRFELKSEIPEGWRVVFKAMGSQLTSIKLEPGKSESISVEIKPAHAAEPDRYNIPIIAVSDEESLSLELEAVVEGSFDLELTTPSGKLSGEITEGEKAEIHLKVRNTGSLPLNEISLSSKTPRNWDITFSPSEIKQLDPGKTADVIATLTVPDKTLAGDYVSTFTAKNASSSSAVTYRMTVRTSMLSGGVGILVILLAIGFVYQLVRKFGRR; encoded by the coding sequence ATGTCAGTAGTTAAAGTTTATAAAAGAGGCCTCAAAGGGGGCGTGTGCAGTTTATTCTCACTATTTGTGTTTTGCCTGTCATCTTTTTATTCTTTGAATGTATCGGCAGAAAGCATAGAATCAGGTTCTTCTTTTACAGCACGTTTGATCAATATTGAAGCGCCTGTTAATGAGGTTTTTCGTTACCAAACAACACTCCAGAACAATTCAGAAAAAGCACAGCGGTTTGAACTGAAATCAGAAATCCCAGAAGGATGGAGGGTCGTGTTCAAGGCCATGGGGAGCCAGCTTACTTCCATTAAGTTGGAACCCGGTAAATCTGAAAGCATCAGTGTTGAAATTAAGCCGGCCCATGCAGCAGAGCCTGATAGGTATAATATCCCTATAATTGCAGTTTCCGATGAAGAATCTTTGAGCCTTGAACTTGAGGCTGTTGTTGAGGGATCATTTGATCTTGAGCTGACCACTCCATCAGGTAAGTTGAGTGGTGAAATTACCGAAGGTGAAAAAGCTGAAATTCACCTTAAGGTTAGAAATACAGGCTCCCTTCCGCTAAACGAAATATCCCTTTCATCCAAGACTCCACGCAATTGGGATATTACTTTTTCTCCGTCTGAGATAAAGCAGCTTGATCCCGGTAAAACAGCGGACGTGATAGCGACCTTGACAGTTCCTGACAAAACCTTGGCAGGTGATTATGTAAGTACCTTTACTGCAAAAAATGCCTCCAGTTCAAGTGCAGTAACTTATAGAATGACTGTAAGGACATCTATGCTGTCGGGAGGGGTTGGGATTTTGGTGATATTGCTTGCCATTGGTTTTGTGTATCAGCTAGTACGCAAATTCGGAAGACGATAG
- a CDS encoding ABC transporter ATP-binding protein has product MMDKRIIRLSGLTKSYGTFKAVNKLNLDINKGEIFGLLGPNGAGKTTTILMMLGLTEPTEGTAHVCGHNATNDPISVKKLVGYMPDSVGFYDNMTALENLMYIGELNGIPTDQLEERALETMEVVGLEKKDVHKKTAAYSRGMKQRLGLAEVLIKKPQVIILDEPTLGIDPSGVKEFLSLIKRLSRQRGLTVLLSSHHLYQVQQVCDRVGIFVKGELLVEGNLDTLSKGLFTEKSYEVCIRLKDELELPWSDEKALLELDDIQKVIAEGDKVEIISKEEVTPEAVRFFVEKGYRVTGVHQKEYGLEDIYQKYFENNFREEVYQ; this is encoded by the coding sequence ATGATGGATAAGCGAATTATAAGGTTAAGTGGCCTTACCAAAAGTTATGGCACTTTCAAGGCTGTCAATAAGCTGAACCTTGACATCAACAAGGGGGAAATATTTGGTCTGTTGGGACCAAATGGAGCAGGAAAGACCACTACGATCCTGATGATGTTAGGTTTGACCGAGCCAACTGAGGGAACCGCCCATGTCTGTGGCCACAATGCGACAAATGACCCTATTTCCGTGAAAAAGTTGGTAGGGTATATGCCAGATAGTGTGGGTTTTTATGATAATATGACGGCATTGGAAAACCTCATGTACATAGGGGAACTGAATGGAATTCCAACTGATCAATTGGAAGAAAGAGCACTGGAAACAATGGAAGTTGTTGGACTTGAAAAAAAGGATGTTCATAAGAAAACAGCAGCCTATTCCAGGGGAATGAAACAACGTTTGGGACTAGCTGAAGTGCTCATTAAGAAGCCTCAGGTTATAATTTTGGATGAACCGACACTGGGAATTGACCCAAGTGGTGTAAAAGAGTTTCTTTCCCTGATAAAAAGATTGAGCAGGCAAAGAGGACTCACAGTGCTGCTTTCCTCTCACCATCTTTATCAAGTTCAGCAAGTTTGTGATCGGGTAGGCATTTTTGTGAAAGGAGAACTTTTGGTGGAAGGAAATTTGGATACGCTTTCCAAGGGGCTTTTTACTGAGAAAAGCTATGAAGTATGTATAAGGCTAAAAGATGAATTGGAGCTGCCCTGGAGTGATGAAAAAGCATTACTTGAACTGGATGATATACAGAAAGTAATAGCGGAAGGCGATAAAGTTGAAATTATCAGTAAAGAAGAGGTAACCCCTGAGGCTGTAAGGTTTTTCGTGGAAAAGGGGTATCGTGTTACGGGAGTCCATCAAAAAGAATATGGACTAGAGGATATTTATCAAAAGTATTTTGAAAACAATTTTAGGGAGGAGGTATATCAGTGA
- a CDS encoding ABC transporter permease produces the protein MKAIINSFERHYPTLSADNPTNPFWVMVRKEVSGHIRSWRFLILLGLVLLTFFGATAVALANLRDVVDKVKNADQLLLYLKLLTTTEGSLPPFHVFLNFLGPIMGISLGFDAMNSEQQNRTLTRIMAQPVYRDNLLLSKFLGAMVLVVTLLFSLSLLMIGGGMVITGVMIEAEEVLRIIGFNILCAVYIGFWLGLAILLSTLFKQASTSALTAIGIWLFFTVFYQIIINFAVKAFVPSVNEMSQAQVLHFNKIILNLLRLAPSQLYTDATTTLLMPSVRSLGPVTMEQMAGAIPSPLPLSESLMIVWPQLSGLIAATVMCFALSYYCFMKREIRT, from the coding sequence GTGAAAGCAATCATCAATTCGTTTGAAAGACATTATCCAACCTTATCAGCCGATAACCCTACCAACCCTTTTTGGGTAATGGTAAGGAAGGAGGTTTCCGGGCATATTCGTAGTTGGAGGTTCCTCATTTTACTGGGACTTGTTCTCCTTACGTTTTTTGGGGCTACTGCTGTAGCCTTGGCCAATCTAAGGGATGTTGTGGACAAGGTGAAAAATGCCGATCAGCTATTATTATACCTAAAGCTATTGACGACCACGGAAGGATCATTGCCACCTTTTCATGTATTTCTTAATTTTCTGGGGCCTATAATGGGGATAAGCCTAGGTTTTGATGCCATGAATTCCGAACAGCAGAATAGAACCCTGACAAGGATTATGGCTCAGCCAGTTTACCGGGACAATTTACTACTGTCAAAATTCCTTGGCGCCATGGTCTTGGTAGTTACATTGTTGTTCAGCCTTTCTCTTTTGATGATTGGTGGAGGAATGGTGATCACAGGGGTAATGATCGAGGCAGAAGAGGTGTTAAGAATTATAGGCTTTAATATCTTATGTGCCGTATATATTGGTTTTTGGCTGGGACTTGCTATCCTACTGTCCACCCTATTTAAGCAAGCTTCCACATCTGCCCTTACCGCAATTGGAATTTGGCTGTTTTTTACAGTTTTCTATCAAATTATCATCAATTTTGCTGTTAAGGCATTTGTTCCAAGTGTCAATGAAATGTCACAGGCTCAAGTGCTGCATTTCAACAAGATTATATTAAATCTTCTGCGATTGGCACCCAGTCAGCTTTATACAGACGCTACCACGACCTTATTGATGCCTTCTGTGAGAAGTTTGGGGCCTGTAACCATGGAGCAGATGGCAGGGGCTATTCCGTCTCCTTTGCCACTTAGCGAGAGTTTGATGATTGTTTGGCCACAGTTAAGTGGTTTGATTGCTGCTACCGTAATGTGTTTTGCCCTTTCCTATTATTGCTTTATGAAAAGGGAAATCAGGACATAA
- a CDS encoding RNA polymerase sigma factor, with product MLDHFSDSQLIEEIREGSKTAFDQLYHKYWGALYKAAFARLKSQDISEDIVQEIFIDLWNRKENLHITSSLKVYLLTAVKYKVFRQLDLMYRHESLEKVENYINSSSNLLEFEEVYHLIEISLDKLAETHRLIFKMNKIEGISVKEVSEKVNMAPQSVHNILSQTSKFLKKELKGYYSIFL from the coding sequence ATGTTAGATCATTTTTCTGACAGCCAACTCATTGAAGAAATAAGGGAAGGGAGCAAGACTGCTTTCGATCAGCTTTACCACAAGTATTGGGGTGCGCTTTATAAAGCCGCTTTTGCACGGTTAAAGTCCCAAGATATTTCAGAGGATATCGTGCAGGAAATTTTTATTGATCTATGGAACAGAAAGGAAAATTTGCATATCACCTCCTCATTAAAGGTATACCTCCTTACGGCAGTAAAATATAAGGTTTTTAGGCAGTTGGACCTTATGTATCGACATGAAAGTCTTGAAAAAGTGGAGAACTACATCAACAGCTCAAGCAACTTATTGGAGTTTGAGGAGGTTTATCATCTTATAGAAATCAGTCTGGACAAATTAGCTGAAACTCATCGTTTGATTTTTAAAATGAATAAAATCGAAGGGATCAGCGTAAAAGAAGTGAGTGAAAAAGTAAATATGGCCCCCCAATCTGTCCACAATATCCTCTCACAGACAAGCAAATTTTTGAAAAAGGAACTCAAAGGATATTACTCCATTTTTCTTTAA
- a CDS encoding FecR family protein, with protein MMNKQNIPISAEVKIVLHKLLRNIELNPDELQQLNDWYEDQGKSIEFIDMSDNSRETRMLEQINNKLHQNKLYRENLKNDKTLPRTYQLGKSRNNSFSWVKAAVVSMLLIASAILVLGGYFSERGSKADQVKWISYAMPAGKKSKVNLPDGSILYLNSESEVKFQDGFGVHHREIFLEGESYFEVAKDSIPFRVHTQKLVTEAVGTAFNINSYDLSAIKVKLTEGIVKVFVHHAAEPKEIFLERGQEVTLSEGEFSDVSIFNFEQAIAWKNGEIWLEGDSLNDMVQILERWYDVKITIQNPPGTTMKFSGVFKSAMLTHVLESLAYSYKFEYKIDDKDVTIIFQ; from the coding sequence ATGATGAACAAGCAAAATATCCCCATCTCGGCTGAAGTAAAAATTGTGCTTCACAAATTACTCAGGAACATTGAACTGAATCCAGATGAACTTCAACAACTGAACGATTGGTATGAAGATCAGGGGAAATCCATAGAGTTCATTGATATGTCGGACAATTCCCGGGAGACCAGAATGCTCGAGCAAATCAATAATAAACTTCATCAAAACAAATTATACAGAGAAAACCTAAAGAATGATAAAACCTTACCAAGGACATATCAATTAGGAAAGAGTCGCAACAATAGTTTTTCTTGGGTAAAGGCTGCGGTGGTCAGTATGCTTTTGATCGCATCAGCAATTTTGGTTTTGGGAGGGTATTTTTCGGAACGAGGTTCCAAAGCTGATCAAGTTAAATGGATCAGTTATGCCATGCCAGCGGGGAAAAAATCAAAAGTTAATCTTCCTGATGGCTCCATACTCTACCTGAATTCAGAAAGTGAAGTGAAGTTTCAGGATGGTTTCGGAGTTCATCACCGGGAGATCTTCCTCGAGGGGGAATCTTATTTTGAGGTAGCCAAAGATAGTATTCCGTTTAGGGTTCATACCCAGAAATTGGTGACAGAAGCAGTGGGCACCGCTTTTAACATCAACAGTTATGACCTATCGGCGATCAAGGTGAAACTCACTGAAGGTATCGTGAAGGTTTTTGTCCACCATGCTGCCGAGCCGAAAGAGATCTTTTTGGAAAGAGGCCAGGAGGTTACCTTGAGTGAGGGTGAATTTTCAGATGTATCCATTTTCAATTTTGAGCAGGCCATAGCTTGGAAGAATGGAGAAATTTGGTTGGAAGGGGACTCCTTAAATGATATGGTCCAAATTCTGGAAAGGTGGTATGATGTGAAAATTACTATTCAAAATCCTCCGGGTACAACCATGAAGTTTTCAGGGGTATTTAAAAGTGCCATGCTCACCCACGTACTCGAAAGCCTTGCCTATTCCTATAAGTTTGAATATAAAATAGATGATAAAGATGTCACCATAATCTTTCAATAA